The genomic region CGCTTGTTCGCGGCATCGATCTTCCCAAAAATAAAGTGCCATTTTTCGCATGTCAGTATTGTCACGTTAATTGAATGTAAATAACGGTGTCCCTATTTGTCGAGAAAATGAAGTCCCTATTTTCCACCGTCCGTCTTGGGCGTATCATAGAGGTGACAGGAATGGGGTTAGAGGTTGGAAAGGCAAGAACAAATTGCTTTTCTTACCTCTGGCCTCTTACGTCTCGTCTTTTTTGGGATCTCTTCGCTCTTCCGACCTCTTGCCTCTGACCTCAGGCTCTTCCCACGCCACGCCAAGGACGGGTCCACGTTCCTGGACGAAGGTCGAAGTACGAGAGACGTTTCTTCCCGCTCTTTTAGCTCTTGCCATACCCCTGACCCGGTTCTTACAAATGATGGCTCTTCTGCAATTTGCAGAGCCTAGAAGTCCAAGATGCTATAATATCCGAGAGGTGTTGACGATGGATTACAAGGACTTTATCCATTCAGATTCAAGAATAATGCTAGGCAAGCCAGTGATCAGGGGAACAAGGATAACTGTCGAGCACATACTTTCAGAGCTGACAGCTGGAATGGAAATCTCTGAGATCGTTGAAGCGCATCCTTCACTTGACAAAGAGAAGGTCAGGGCAGCAATCGCTTATGCTCTTGATGTATTGCGCAACGAGGAAGTGTACTCTCTTGCCGAAAAGAAGTGAAACAGTAATTCGATTTGTCTAACGGCTCTGTAGAACACCCTAACTTCCCGTTAAGAACAACTATCTGCCAAATGCGAAACGCTCCAAGATTCCCTTCCGATCAATCACTTGATGTTATACGGAAAAACCAGCCATCTTCCCGTTCTTAATTTGCTCGCTATAAGATTACCTGTATTGATTCTCTTCTTCACTGCGGTTTCAGAGATTCCCAGTTCTTCTGCTACCTGCCTGACGTTAAGGAGTTTAGAACTGTCGTTTGCGATAATGATGCATCTATCCATTGCATCTAGGAGCGCTGAATAGATGAGATCTTCCAGGGATGAGAAGTCGCCGGTCTCGATTAGTGCTACCCTTTCATCAAAGGACTCGTGCGAATTCGAATTGATCATCTTCTCTATCCCGGAATCTGCCATCTCCAGAGCTTCATAGTATTCCATTCTATCTTGTTCCTTCAAACCTTTAATTGAGATATTGCAGTAACCGTTCACGATCAGTATGAAATTCACTAGAAGTCTGCCAACCCTCCCGTTCCCGTCATAAAAAGGATGAATAGACTCGAACAAAGTCTGAATTCTGGCTATGGCACCATAGATCGGGAATTTCTCCAGAGCATAATCGATGTACCGGACAAACATATCCATCCAATCTCTCGGGTCAAAGGGAGGAGTAATTCTTGCATTCATAATTTCAACACCGCCAGTACGGAATTCTCCTGTTGGATAAGGCGACTTTACATTTCTAAACATCTGACTATGGAGTGTTCTGATTACGTGAATGTAATGAGGCTTCACGTAATCATTTCTGTATTGTAGAGCTAGATCGTAGACAAACTGAGCTGCCCTGAAGTAGTTTATGATTTCGCTCTGCACGCTGCTTGAAGAAGCATTTCTCTCTATAACCGCATCAAGGTCTTCTTCAGAACTAAACATGCCTTCTATCGCGACACAATGCCTCGTCTCTTCTCCGAGCATATTAAGTTACTCTTTGTTAGAAATGTCGATCTTTTTCAAGTCCAGAAGATTCTTTCTTTCCTCAAGGAATTTGATTCTCATACAGCCTCCATAGGTTGCGAACGAATCATCCACAAACGCTATAACACCTCATTATACAACAACTACCCCAGGTTGCGTTTTGCGACAAAAACCTCAGTCGCAACCATATTAAACAAGCTGTATTGTTCACGTAACTAGGTGCGAATATAAGAGTGTACAGAATCTTTTAAGAGAGCAACCAAACATTTCGACAGGGATTGCAGAAAAATGAAGTTTTCTAGTATGCTGATCCACACTACTAAAGGGCGAAATTGGGACTGACAAGTTCTTTCATGTCTGTGCCATTTTTCCTCAACTCCGACCTCAGTATCCCATTGAGCCTGCCCTGAAGGTCTGTTTGGGGTCTCCTGTTCAAGACCCCTGCGCTGTTATCCCAAAGTGCTTTTGTACGGGATCTCCATTATGTGGAGTCGCCAGTCTGCTTACGAAAGCCAGTCAACGACCCTCACGAGGCGGATCAGAGGTAAGGGGAATGAAGCTAGAGGTAAGAAAGGCAAGATCTAATTGGTCTTCTTACCTCTGGCCTCTTACGTCTCGTCTTTTTTGGCCTCGGAACTTATCTGACTGTACTGCTCATCGAGTAATCGATTCAGAAAATCCGTTACCGCTGAAGTAAGACCATCTTCTGGCAGTCCCAGATCTGTGTTTACACCGGCGTGATTTTTGTCTATAGCGTGGTATAACCAGACGGGTATTCCGGAGAGCTGTAGTTCCAGAGCAAAGTCTCTGGAGATCTCTTCAGACTTGATACGTCTGCCGGCATATACTATCAGGAACGGAGGTATCGATTTTCCTGAAGAGACATGGTTTATCGGGGACGCGTCATACCACACCTCTTCTTCGCGACCAAAAGCATTGATATACATCAAATCAACTGCGATTCCCTCGTTATAATCTTCAAGACTAGCTCGTATGTCATAACCCGCTCCATCAAGGAGAATAACCCCACTGATTGCTTCAAGACCGACCCCGCATTCCTCAAGGTATCTCTCATCAGTCGAAACGAGTGCGGCAAGGTGCGCTCCGGCAGAATGACCCATAATGAATATTCTATCTGCGTCTCCTCCATAAGAAGGAATATTCTCTTTCACCCACGCAACAGCGGCGGCCACATCTTGAACGTGTACCGGGTGTTTCACTTCTGGTGATAGCCTGTAATTTACGCTCACGAATATCCAGTTATTCGAGATGAAATAGGGAACCTTGTGTAGGGTGACATCCCTGTTTGCCTTATCCCCTCTTCTCCAGCCACCTCCGTGAATCATTATCATTACCGGGAAAGAAGAGGTTTCAATCCCGGATCCTTTCGGTACATAGATGTCCAGGCTGTTCAGCAGACTGTTGTCCTGAGATCTGTATGG from Mesotoga sp. Brook.08.105.5.1 harbors:
- a CDS encoding Fic family protein; its protein translation is MLGEETRHCVAIEGMFSSEEDLDAVIERNASSSSVQSEIINYFRAAQFVYDLALQYRNDYVKPHYIHVIRTLHSQMFRNVKSPYPTGEFRTGGVEIMNARITPPFDPRDWMDMFVRYIDYALEKFPIYGAIARIQTLFESIHPFYDGNGRVGRLLVNFILIVNGYCNISIKGLKEQDRMEYYEALEMADSGIEKMINSNSHESFDERVALIETGDFSSLEDLIYSALLDAMDRCIIIANDSSKLLNVRQVAEELGISETAVKKRINTGNLIASKLRTGRWLVFPYNIK
- a CDS encoding DUF433 domain-containing protein — its product is MDYKDFIHSDSRIMLGKPVIRGTRITVEHILSELTAGMEISEIVEAHPSLDKEKVRAAIAYALDVLRNEEVYSLAEKK
- a CDS encoding alpha/beta hydrolase codes for the protein MKSFLIIVIAAVSSFCFAAENYTLHSDIPYRSQDNSLLNSLDIYVPKGSGIETSSFPVMIMIHGGGWRRGDKANRDVTLHKVPYFISNNWIFVSVNYRLSPEVKHPVHVQDVAAAVAWVKENIPSYGGDADRIFIMGHSAGAHLAALVSTDERYLEECGVGLEAISGVILLDGAGYDIRASLEDYNEGIAVDLMYINAFGREEEVWYDASPINHVSSGKSIPPFLIVYAGRRIKSEEISRDFALELQLSGIPVWLYHAIDKNHAGVNTDLGLPEDGLTSAVTDFLNRLLDEQYSQISSEAKKDET